From one Cyanobacterium stanieri PCC 7202 genomic stretch:
- a CDS encoding hypothetical protein (KEGG: cyc:PCC7424_1174 hypothetical protein~SPTR: Putative uncharacterized protein), whose product MIEQIAIAIKNKDYEKAKKIIDQLPLEDDNFLWKNYYYGLLAEKQNNLEEAEKKYRQVIKDSIFPNPQITKNIRDGLERIKLIKKAEQKEIKKQKQKTLIEFQQKENSQDLAVLVIKPTTIEQKNNIAKQFAEIINLDSYTAKLQIPTRNLRLYQTGNYGELQYYQQEFKQLNLSTICHSIKEINQVIVYQVKYIKNDEEKITLLCNDKNSKEKEIILNTQEITNKINAIVPIFELTVHTNNKRKLTRKKETLDYLNFCDLHLKNTKTIIRFNDHIYQFNQGISIFNQDKTNRNKWLTLLRFLNDRIDQVSIHNDFTPFAEGAIQFPEMLKQITSNINIFRKQETLWDEAFQLYSALILLDSL is encoded by the coding sequence ATGATAGAACAAATTGCGATCGCCATAAAAAATAAAGATTATGAAAAAGCAAAAAAAATAATTGATCAACTCCCCCTAGAAGATGATAATTTTTTATGGAAAAACTATTATTATGGACTTTTGGCAGAAAAACAAAATAACCTAGAAGAAGCAGAAAAAAAATATCGTCAAGTAATAAAAGATAGCATATTTCCCAATCCTCAAATTACAAAAAATATTCGAGATGGTTTAGAACGAATAAAACTCATCAAAAAAGCAGAGCAAAAAGAAATAAAAAAGCAAAAACAAAAAACCTTAATAGAATTTCAACAAAAAGAAAATAGTCAAGATTTAGCAGTATTAGTTATAAAACCCACTACCATCGAACAAAAAAATAACATAGCCAAACAATTCGCCGAAATAATAAACCTAGATTCCTACACCGCAAAACTACAAATACCCACCAGAAATTTAAGACTATATCAAACAGGTAACTATGGTGAACTACAATACTACCAACAAGAATTTAAACAATTAAATCTTTCAACAATTTGTCACTCCATTAAAGAAATAAACCAAGTAATAGTCTACCAAGTAAAATATATAAAAAATGATGAAGAAAAAATAACTCTTCTATGTAATGATAAAAACTCTAAAGAAAAAGAGATTATTTTAAACACCCAAGAAATTACCAATAAAATAAACGCCATAGTACCTATTTTTGAACTAACAGTCCATACCAACAATAAAAGAAAACTAACTAGAAAAAAAGAAACCTTAGACTATCTGAATTTTTGTGACTTACATCTCAAAAATACAAAAACTATTATTAGATTTAACGATCATATATATCAATTTAACCAAGGCATCAGTATCTTTAATCAAGATAAAACTAATCGCAATAAATGGTTAACCCTACTCAGATTTTTAAATGATAGAATTGATCAAGTAAGCATCCATAACGACTTTACCCCCTTTGCCGAAGGGGCGATTCAGTTTCCCGAAATGCTCAAACAAATTACATCCAACATT
- a CDS encoding protein of unknown function DUF558 (PFAM: RNA methyltransferase~TIGRFAM: RNA methyltransferase, RsmE family~COGs: COG1385 conserved hypothetical protein~InterPro IPR006700~KEGG: cyh:Cyan8802_1323 protein of unknown function DUF558~PFAM: protein of unknown function DUF558~SPTR: Putative uncharacterized protein), whose amino-acid sequence MLYRLVITESQRHHDQIILQPDQEHYLRRVVRLNDGQSFIAINGRGNGWQVELTTTGGTIIAEMNDDRELPIQVSLMVALPKGSGFDDIVRCTTELGVSRLYPIISDRTLLKPKENKLVRWRKIAEEASEQCERFIVPYIAPPLPFLEAIQHIEDNSPRFIAVARNTDKHLLNCLNSADLPSQITIVTGCEGGWTTKELQSAIDHNFQPITLGKRILRAVTAPIAIMALISAIAENK is encoded by the coding sequence ATGTTATATCGTTTAGTAATTACGGAGAGTCAACGACACCATGATCAAATTATATTACAGCCTGACCAAGAGCATTATTTACGTCGTGTCGTAAGGTTAAATGATGGACAATCTTTTATTGCAATTAATGGTAGGGGAAATGGTTGGCAGGTAGAATTAACAACCACAGGAGGCACGATTATCGCCGAAATGAATGATGACAGGGAGTTACCTATTCAAGTTTCCCTGATGGTAGCTTTACCCAAAGGTAGTGGTTTTGATGATATTGTCCGTTGTACCACAGAATTAGGAGTAAGTCGATTGTATCCCATAATTAGCGATCGCACTTTATTAAAACCCAAGGAAAATAAATTAGTCAGATGGCGTAAAATAGCTGAAGAAGCATCGGAACAATGCGAAAGATTTATAGTGCCTTATATTGCCCCCCCCTTGCCTTTTTTAGAAGCAATACAACATATCGAAGATAACTCCCCTCGTTTTATTGCTGTTGCCCGTAATACCGATAAACACCTGCTTAACTGTCTGAATTCCGCCGATTTACCTTCTCAAATCACCATTGTCACGGGGTGTGAAGGAGGATGGACTACAAAAGAATTACAAAGTGCGATCGACCATAACTTCCAACCCATTACCCTCGGCAAAAGAATATTAAGGGCTGTCACCGCCCCCATCGCCATCATGGCTTTAATTAGCGCCATAGCAGAAAATAAATAA
- a CDS encoding carbohydrate kinase, YjeF related protein (PFAM: Carbohydrate kinase; YjeF-related protein N-terminus~TIGRFAM: yjeF N-terminal region; yjeF C-terminal region, hydroxyethylthiazole kinase-related~COGs: COG0063 sugar kinase~InterPro IPR004443:IPR000631:IPR017953~KEGG: ava:Ava_0947 hypothetical protein~PFAM: protein of unknown function UPF0031; YjeF-family domain-containing protein~SPTR: Putative uncharacterized protein;~TIGRFAM: carbohydrate kinase, YjeF related protein) translates to MYSNKTTILVTAEEMKQIEAEIFSAGMPIASLMEKVALKTAQKITELYPLNRKKVSVGFIIGCGHNGGDGLVIARELYHKGYDVTIYVPLIAKLKDLTAQHFQYVQSLGISTVQNITSLSSCDFIVDGLFGFGLTRKIVDDLAEDIKTVNSWQKPIISVDIPSGINSDTGAVLGVAIRAKYTLCLGLYKKGIWQDKALEYIGQVKRIDFDIPSSFIDKITSESPSAKLLTVDRVKEILPLPRHVTTYKYKQGHLLLICGSKEYVGAALLSAYGARSSGVGMVTIVVPESLKPLINSQLPEILVIGCRETSLGSIETLPLLDWEKYQWVCCGMGLTKEAVSVVEKVISSGCDILLDADALNIVANYYLLDSLKNRQGKTVLTPHDGEFERLFPDFSFVGMADRIEETRQGAIALNATILRKGAKTIISDNIHTWIIPHGTPALARGGSGDVLSGFIGGLLAQNSFTDTINVDTVAAAAWLHQQGGILASEDLSTLGVDGVTLSQYILKAVNKLKGNGQ, encoded by the coding sequence ATGTATTCAAATAAAACGACAATTTTAGTTACAGCCGAAGAAATGAAGCAAATCGAAGCAGAAATTTTCTCCGCAGGAATGCCCATAGCTAGTTTAATGGAAAAAGTTGCCTTGAAAACTGCCCAAAAAATTACTGAATTATATCCTTTAAATAGGAAAAAAGTTTCTGTTGGGTTTATTATTGGTTGTGGACATAATGGGGGAGATGGTCTAGTAATTGCAAGGGAGTTATATCATAAAGGTTATGATGTAACTATTTATGTCCCTTTAATAGCAAAATTAAAAGATTTAACGGCTCAACATTTCCAATACGTTCAGAGTTTGGGCATTTCAACGGTTCAAAATATCACCTCTTTAAGTAGTTGTGATTTTATTGTTGACGGTTTATTTGGCTTTGGTTTAACTAGGAAAATTGTTGATGATTTGGCAGAGGATATAAAAACGGTAAATAGTTGGCAAAAACCTATTATTAGTGTTGATATTCCTTCGGGAATTAACAGTGATACAGGAGCAGTTTTAGGGGTAGCTATTCGGGCAAAATATACCCTCTGTTTGGGTTTATATAAAAAAGGAATTTGGCAAGATAAGGCTTTAGAATATATAGGTCAAGTAAAAAGGATCGATTTTGATATTCCTTCCTCTTTTATTGATAAAATTACCTCAGAATCTCCTTCTGCAAAATTATTAACAGTTGATAGGGTGAAAGAGATTTTACCTTTACCTCGCCATGTAACGACTTATAAGTATAAACAAGGGCATTTATTGTTAATATGTGGTTCAAAAGAGTATGTGGGTGCGGCTTTGTTGTCTGCCTATGGTGCTAGAAGTAGTGGAGTCGGAATGGTTACGATAGTGGTACCCGAAAGCCTCAAACCTTTAATTAATAGTCAGTTGCCCGAGATTTTGGTAATTGGTTGTCGGGAAACCTCCCTCGGTAGTATTGAAACTCTGCCTTTGTTGGATTGGGAAAAATATCAATGGGTATGTTGTGGCATGGGTTTAACCAAGGAAGCGGTGTCGGTGGTGGAAAAGGTAATTAGTAGTGGTTGTGATATTCTTTTGGATGCCGATGCTTTAAATATTGTGGCAAATTATTATCTTTTGGATAGTTTAAAAAATAGGCAGGGTAAAACGGTATTGACTCCCCATGATGGAGAATTTGAGCGTTTATTTCCTGATTTTTCTTTTGTGGGGATGGCAGATAGAATCGAGGAAACAAGGCAAGGGGCGATCGCCCTTAATGCTACAATCTTAAGGAAAGGTGCAAAAACCATTATTAGCGATAATATCCATACTTGGATTATCCCCCATGGCACTCCTGCCTTAGCCAGAGGGGGAAGTGGTGATGTGTTAAGTGGTTTTATTGGTGGTTTACTCGCTCAAAATAGTTTTACTGATACCATCAATGTTGATACGGTGGCGGCGGCGGCTTGGTTACATCAACAGGGTGGAATTTTAGCTAGCGAGGATTTATCGACTTTAGGGGTAGATGGGGTTACTTTGTCTCAATATATTCTTAAGGCTGTTAATAAATTAAAAGGGAATGGGCAATAG
- a CDS encoding o-succinylbenzoic acid (OSB) synthetase (PFAM: Mandelate racemase / muconate lactonizing enzyme, C-terminal domain; Mandelate racemase / muconate lactonizing enzyme, N-terminal domain~TIGRFAM: o-succinylbenzoate synthase~COGs: COG4948 L-alanine-DL-glutamate epimerase~InterPro IPR010197:IPR013341:IPR013342~KEGG: rrs:RoseRS_2859 mandelate racemase/muconate lactonizing protein~PFAM: Mandelate racemase/muconate lactonizing protein~SPTR: O-succinylbenzoate synthase;~TIGRFAM: o-succinylbenzoic acid (OSB) synthetase~manually curated), with the protein MKIERIDLYYLEIPFIYLFKTNGINIDSHSCLIVKIYSDGLIGYGECPTFNEPFYNYETITTAHHILTDFLIPLLLQKNINSPQEITQILSPVRGHQMAKSALDCAVWDLFAKKNNLPLWKYIGGVREKVTVGVSVSLQSSVVNLVERVSSYVEEGYQRIKLKISPDNALSCLTAIRESYPDLMLMGDANSVFSLRDIGLFKQLDDLNLLMIEQPLAYDDLLEHSQLQSQIKTPLCLDESINSVNDSLNAIALKSCQIINLKQSRVGGITNTIKIHNICEKGGIKLWCGGMLESGIGRAVNLHIASLPLFQLPADISATNRYFKEDIIAQNITLNAQDSTINIPQKAGIGVDIDEDKLEKFTLWQESFMG; encoded by the coding sequence ATGAAAATTGAAAGAATTGATTTATACTATCTTGAAATACCGTTTATTTATCTTTTCAAAACCAATGGTATTAATATCGATAGTCATAGTTGTTTAATTGTCAAAATATATAGTGATGGTTTAATCGGTTATGGGGAATGTCCGACTTTTAATGAACCTTTTTACAATTACGAAACAATTACCACTGCCCATCATATTTTAACAGATTTTTTGATTCCTTTATTACTGCAGAAAAATATCAATTCTCCCCAAGAAATTACTCAAATACTATCCCCTGTCAGGGGGCATCAGATGGCAAAGTCTGCTTTAGATTGCGCTGTATGGGATTTATTTGCCAAGAAAAATAATCTACCTTTATGGAAGTATATTGGGGGAGTGAGGGAAAAAGTAACAGTAGGGGTAAGTGTTTCTTTACAGTCTAGTGTGGTGAATTTAGTAGAAAGAGTGAGTAGTTATGTAGAGGAAGGTTATCAAAGAATTAAACTCAAAATTTCCCCTGATAATGCCTTATCTTGTTTAACTGCTATCCGTGAAAGTTATCCTGATTTGATGTTAATGGGGGATGCTAATTCGGTTTTTAGTTTAAGAGATATAGGGTTATTTAAGCAACTTGATGATTTGAATTTATTGATGATTGAACAACCTTTGGCGTATGATGATTTGTTAGAACATAGTCAGTTACAGTCTCAGATAAAAACCCCCCTATGTCTCGATGAAAGCATCAACTCTGTTAATGATAGCCTAAATGCGATCGCCCTTAAATCCTGTCAAATAATAAACTTAAAACAATCCCGTGTCGGCGGTATTACTAACACCATTAAAATTCATAATATATGTGAAAAAGGGGGAATAAAACTATGGTGCGGAGGAATGTTAGAATCAGGCATTGGTAGGGCGGTTAATTTACATATCGCCAGTCTTCCCCTATTCCAACTACCTGCTGATATTTCCGCCACCAATCGTTATTTTAAAGAAGATATTATCGCCCAAAATATTACCCTAAATGCCCAAGACTCTACCATTAATATTCCCCAAAAAGCAGGAATCGGAGTCGATATTGACGAGGATAAGTTAGAAAAATTTACCCTCTGGCAAGAATCATTTATGGGTTAA
- a CDS encoding peptidase M16 domain protein (PFAM: Peptidase M16 inactive domain; Insulinase (Peptidase family M16)~COGs: COG0612 Zn-dependent peptidase~InterPro IPR011765:IPR007863~KEGG: cyc:PCC7424_3615 peptidase M16 domain protein~PFAM: peptidase M16 domain protein~SPTR: Peptidase M16 domain protein), protein MKSNHKHIQQTTLNNGITLVVTENPTTEIIAGRIFCRNAGSRWESPEKAGIFHLLANVMAKGTRNLSSLEIAEKVETIGAALGTDTSTDYFLTSIKTVTDDFEPILELGAEMLRYPSFPETELELEKNITLQNILSQKEQPFNLAFNQLRQMMYGQHPYGFSILGTEESVNKITLEDLKACHQRHFRPDNIVISLAGKIDLEQAILMVNKIFGDWKNPAHSMDSLTTPVIEAKSAYGKIDQQTQQSIIMMGYITPSMDSVDYPVLKLISTYLGNGLSSRLFVELREKRGLAYDVSAFYPTRLDKSQFVVYMGTAPVNATIGMEGLQAEISRLREVTLTEEELQTAKNKLLGQYALGKQTNSEFAQIFGWYETLGVGIDYDRTFQDNINSVTVAQVQEVANKYLQDEFLCTSIVGPN, encoded by the coding sequence GTGAAATCTAATCATAAGCATATTCAACAAACAACACTTAATAACGGCATCACCCTAGTAGTAACTGAAAACCCAACCACCGAAATCATTGCAGGAAGAATCTTCTGTCGTAATGCAGGAAGTCGTTGGGAGTCTCCTGAGAAGGCAGGAATTTTTCATCTTTTAGCTAACGTGATGGCAAAAGGTACCAGAAATTTATCCTCCCTAGAAATCGCCGAGAAAGTGGAAACCATTGGGGCGGCATTGGGTACGGATACATCTACTGATTATTTTCTCACCAGTATAAAAACTGTCACCGATGATTTTGAACCAATTTTAGAACTTGGTGCAGAAATGTTGCGTTATCCCTCTTTTCCTGAAACAGAGTTGGAATTAGAAAAAAATATTACCCTTCAAAACATCCTTTCTCAAAAAGAACAACCTTTTAATCTTGCTTTTAACCAATTAAGGCAAATGATGTATGGGCAACACCCTTACGGTTTTTCCATTCTTGGTACGGAGGAAAGTGTTAATAAGATAACTTTAGAGGATTTAAAAGCATGTCATCAAAGACACTTTCGTCCTGATAATATTGTTATAAGTTTAGCAGGAAAAATAGATCTCGAACAAGCTATTTTGATGGTAAATAAGATATTCGGTGATTGGAAAAATCCTGCTCATAGTATGGACTCATTAACTACTCCCGTCATTGAAGCAAAGTCTGCCTATGGCAAAATTGACCAACAAACTCAGCAGTCTATTATCATGATGGGTTATATTACCCCTAGTATGGATAGTGTTGATTATCCTGTTTTAAAGTTGATTAGCACTTATCTGGGTAATGGTTTATCAAGTCGGTTGTTTGTGGAGTTACGAGAAAAAAGAGGATTAGCTTATGATGTTTCTGCTTTTTATCCTACTCGTTTAGATAAATCTCAGTTTGTTGTCTATATGGGTACTGCCCCTGTTAATGCAACAATTGGTATGGAAGGTTTACAGGCAGAGATTAGTAGATTAAGGGAAGTTACCCTCACGGAGGAAGAATTACAGACGGCGAAAAACAAGCTATTAGGGCAATATGCTTTGGGTAAACAAACTAATTCGGAGTTTGCCCAAATTTTTGGTTGGTATGAAACCCTTGGGGTGGGGATTGATTACGATCGCACTTTCCAAGATAATATTAATAGTGTTACGGTAGCACAAGTCCAAGAGGTAGCGAATAAGTATTTACAGGATGAGTTCCTTTGTACTTCTATTGTCGGGCCAAATTAA
- a CDS encoding hypothetical protein (PFAM: Possible lysine decarboxylase~TIGRFAM: TIGR00730 family protein~COGs: COG1611 Rossmann fold nucleotide-binding protein~InterPro IPR005269~KEGG: cyc:PCC7424_0811 hypothetical protein~PFAM: Conserved hypothetical protein CHP00730~SPTR: Putative uncharacterized protein), producing the protein MPNKSDLDLFYRSRHIQSLLQQLPNYTHNKWLKKSLKSLAKLVKRGEIDRLEWKILSATLKDLEKGFRVFANYRDTRKITIFGSARTKDDTPEYDLALKFAQKVSQEGFMVLTGAGGGIMEAGNQGAGTDNSFGLNVKLPFEQSANDYIENDHKLVNFKYFFTRKLFFLKETDAIALFPGGFGTQDEAFETLTLCQTGRQPPIPLILMDKPGGSYWQNWQKYIVENLVLEGYINPQDTEIYTITDNVETAYETISQFYRVYHSSLYRKDFFVMRLNCELKDEQIDILNDKFSDILTQGKITKIESTDSQSSGTIDDLPSIGFYFNERKFSRIYQMINIINSFDLDTFACHQPYVR; encoded by the coding sequence TTGCCTAATAAATCAGATTTGGATTTATTTTATCGCTCTCGACATATTCAAAGTCTATTACAACAACTCCCTAATTACACTCATAATAAATGGCTAAAAAAATCTTTAAAGTCTTTAGCTAAATTGGTAAAAAGAGGAGAAATTGATCGCTTAGAGTGGAAAATTCTTAGTGCTACCCTAAAGGATTTGGAAAAAGGTTTTAGGGTTTTTGCTAATTATCGAGATACCCGAAAAATTACTATTTTTGGTTCTGCTAGAACTAAAGATGATACCCCTGAATACGACCTTGCCTTAAAATTTGCCCAAAAAGTTTCTCAAGAGGGATTCATGGTGCTTACAGGGGCAGGAGGAGGCATTATGGAAGCGGGGAACCAAGGGGCGGGAACTGATAATTCTTTTGGTTTAAATGTCAAATTACCTTTTGAACAAAGCGCCAATGATTATATTGAAAATGATCATAAATTAGTTAATTTTAAATACTTTTTTACTCGTAAATTATTTTTCTTAAAAGAAACAGATGCGATCGCCCTTTTTCCGGGGGGTTTTGGCACCCAAGACGAAGCATTTGAAACTCTTACCCTTTGTCAGACAGGAAGACAGCCCCCCATTCCCTTAATTTTGATGGATAAACCGGGGGGAAGTTATTGGCAAAATTGGCAAAAATATATTGTCGAAAATCTTGTATTAGAGGGATATATAAATCCCCAAGATACAGAAATCTATACCATTACCGATAACGTTGAAACAGCTTACGAAACCATCAGCCAATTTTATCGAGTGTATCATTCTAGCCTGTATCGCAAAGATTTTTTTGTCATGAGATTAAACTGTGAATTAAAAGATGAGCAAATAGACATCTTAAATGATAAATTTAGTGACATTTTAACCCAAGGAAAAATAACCAAAATAGAATCCACCGATTCCCAAAGTAGTGGCACTATTGATGACTTACCAAGCATTGGTTTTTATTTTAATGAGAGAAAATTTAGTCGTATTTATCAAATGATTAACATCATCAACAGTTTTGATTTAGACACTTTTGCTTGTCATCAACCCTATGTAAGGTAA
- a CDS encoding thioredoxin (PFAM: Thioredoxin~TIGRFAM: thioredoxin~COGs: COG3118 Thioredoxin domain-containing protein~InterProIPR005746:IPR017936:IPR017937:IPR006662:IPR 013766~KEGG: ava:Ava_2654 thioredoxin~PFAM: Thioredoxin domain-containing protein~SPTR: Thioredoxin;~TIGRFAM: thioredoxin) — protein sequence MSEVTEVKEADFKAEVLDSELPVLVDFWAPWCGPCRMVAPVVEEIAQQYEGKVKVVKLNTDENPQIASQYGIRSIPTLMVFKGGQKQDMLVGAVPKTSLAKTLEQHI from the coding sequence ATGTCAGAGGTGACAGAAGTAAAAGAAGCAGATTTTAAAGCAGAAGTCTTAGATAGTGAACTTCCTGTTTTAGTAGATTTTTGGGCGCCTTGGTGTGGACCATGTCGTATGGTTGCGCCTGTGGTAGAAGAAATAGCCCAACAATATGAAGGAAAGGTTAAAGTAGTTAAATTAAATACTGATGAAAATCCTCAAATTGCTAGTCAATATGGTATTCGCAGTATCCCTACTTTAATGGTTTTCAAAGGTGGTCAAAAACAGGATATGCTAGTGGGTGCTGTACCTAAAACCAGTTTAGCAAAGACCTTAGAACAACATATCTAG
- a CDS encoding Na+/solute symporter (PFAM: Sodium:solute symporter family~COGs: COG0591 Na+/proline symporter~InterPro IPR001734~KEGG: cyt:cce_1403 Na+/solute symporter~PFAM: Na+/solute symporter~SPTR: Na+/solute symporter), with translation MQTIDWIVVLLYLIATMAVGIYLSKKASKSLEDFFVSGRSLPWWLAGTSMAATTFSIDTPLYICGVVASRGIAGNWEWWSFGFAHVVLIYIFARLWRRAEIVTDAELTEIRYGGNMAAILRATKAFLFAVPINCIGIGYAMLAMVKVVDALQLWESLGLNVGDNGKLWSVIFVSFFVLIYSGFSGLWGVVVTDFFQFFLALFGALLVAVFAVNDVGGIRSLVSQVQSITDIDVLAFIPLVRGDGFLGWQWSDFAGISLTTFSAYLFVQWWSFRRSDGGGEFIQRLVAAKDEAEAEKAAWFFNILNYIVRTWPWILVALAGLVIYPDLADAELAYPLMMLDFLPTIILGLVVASLIAAFMSTVSTSINWGASYLTNDLYRRFFAPDASQAQLVFAGRVASALVTVLGAIAAFYAQDIATVFRLVIAIGTGPGLVLILRWYWWRINSAAELTAMVVGFIIGLLSMIPNLNLFPTDFGLRLVVISGLTAIVWISVMYLTPPESEETLTNFYLRVRPAGLGWKKQQDATGVKPLQNLGLDAQKVVAGAMILFGSMLSIGGFLLLQSGVGWFCLVMGVMGGFWLRHLNKQRIFSMSRPGKE, from the coding sequence ATGCAAACAATCGATTGGATAGTAGTCTTGTTATACCTCATTGCCACCATGGCAGTGGGCATATACCTCTCAAAAAAAGCCTCCAAAAGTTTAGAAGACTTCTTCGTCTCTGGGCGCTCATTACCGTGGTGGTTAGCAGGTACGAGTATGGCCGCCACCACCTTCTCTATCGATACCCCCCTCTACATTTGCGGAGTCGTTGCCAGTAGGGGGATTGCAGGTAACTGGGAATGGTGGAGTTTTGGCTTTGCCCACGTTGTCTTAATTTATATTTTTGCCCGATTATGGCGTAGGGCCGAAATTGTCACCGATGCCGAATTAACCGAGATTCGTTATGGAGGCAACATGGCGGCGATTTTACGGGCAACTAAAGCCTTTTTATTTGCCGTACCCATCAACTGTATTGGTATCGGTTACGCCATGTTAGCCATGGTAAAGGTGGTGGATGCTTTGCAATTGTGGGAAAGTTTAGGGTTGAATGTGGGTGACAATGGCAAGTTATGGAGCGTTATTTTTGTTAGCTTTTTCGTCCTCATCTATTCAGGATTTTCAGGGTTATGGGGGGTTGTCGTCACAGACTTTTTCCAATTCTTTCTCGCCCTGTTTGGGGCTTTGTTAGTGGCGGTATTTGCCGTCAATGATGTGGGGGGTATCAGGTCACTGGTAAGCCAAGTACAGAGTATTACAGACATAGATGTATTAGCTTTTATCCCCTTGGTGCGGGGGGATGGATTTTTGGGGTGGCAATGGAGCGATTTTGCAGGAATTAGTTTGACTACTTTTTCGGCTTACCTCTTTGTGCAGTGGTGGAGTTTTCGCCGTAGTGATGGGGGTGGAGAGTTTATCCAAAGATTAGTGGCGGCAAAGGATGAAGCGGAAGCGGAAAAGGCGGCATGGTTTTTTAATATCCTTAATTATATCGTCCGTACTTGGCCCTGGATTTTGGTGGCTTTGGCTGGTTTGGTGATTTATCCCGACTTGGCGGATGCGGAATTGGCTTATCCCCTGATGATGTTGGATTTTTTACCTACCATCATTCTCGGGTTGGTGGTGGCTTCTTTGATAGCGGCTTTTATGAGTACCGTATCTACTTCCATTAATTGGGGGGCTTCTTATCTTACCAATGATTTATATCGTCGTTTTTTTGCCCCCGATGCTTCTCAAGCCCAATTAGTTTTCGCTGGTAGGGTTGCCTCGGCTTTGGTTACGGTATTAGGTGCGATCGCAGCTTTTTATGCTCAAGACATCGCCACAGTATTCCGCCTAGTAATTGCCATCGGTACAGGGCCAGGATTAGTATTAATTTTACGGTGGTATTGGTGGCGCATCAACAGCGCAGCGGAATTAACCGCCATGGTGGTAGGTTTTATTATCGGTTTATTGAGTATGATTCCTAACCTTAATCTCTTTCCTACGGACTTTGGTTTAAGATTGGTGGTCATATCTGGTTTAACTGCCATCGTCTGGATTAGCGTCATGTATCTGACACCCCCTGAATCCGAAGAAACTTTGACCAACTTTTATTTACGGGTGCGCCCTGCAGGTTTAGGTTGGAAAAAACAACAGGATGCCACAGGGGTTAAACCTTTACAAAATTTGGGTTTAGATGCCCAGAAAGTGGTAGCAGGAGCGATGATTTTATTTGGCTCAATGTTATCCATCGGGGGCTTTTTGCTTTTACAATCGGGGGTAGGTTGGTTTTGCCTCGTGATGGGAGTAATGGGCGGTTTTTGGTTACGGCATCTCAATAAACAGCGGATTTTTAGTATGTCTCGCCCTGGTAAAGAGTAA